A genomic window from Raphanus sativus cultivar WK10039 unplaced genomic scaffold, ASM80110v3 Scaffold0515, whole genome shotgun sequence includes:
- the LOC130502344 gene encoding LOW QUALITY PROTEIN: U-box domain-containing protein 19-like (The sequence of the model RefSeq protein was modified relative to this genomic sequence to represent the inferred CDS: deleted 1 base in 1 codon), whose amino-acid sequence MIPTQSGSDRQILTFTAVHPCESISITTLIDSLIKLAGEILSFKSKHFSTNKGSVKKTLRHVHSLLIIFQEIRAGAGSISAGRSFLRSAILSLSELHVVFQKLKFLLQDCTREGGKLYMLINSDQISAHFRVLTRSISTCLDTLPVGSIDLPEEVNELIYLVLRQTRKYEARPDRDDKRALDSVYWFFNLFENRINPNRDEVTRVLDHIGVRKWSDCVKESAFIQEEFTIEKNEIELLSSLAGFICYCRCVVLQGVDEDDEEDKKEEDNEDLIISGLNVDDLRCPISLEIMNDPVVLETGHTYDRRSIAKWFSAGNITCPKTGKNLVSTVLVDNVSVKKVIQSYFKQEIDNKSKNKKKKQTSVPESLAAEEAGKLITNFLAGELIHGGAGEMVKALVEIRILTKTSGFNRSRLVEAGVVESLMNLLRSGDPTVQENAMAAILNLSKDIAGKVRIGGYGGGLELIVEVLNEGARRESRQHAAASIFYLSSLGDYSRLIGEVTGSIPGLLRIVEGCDYGDSAKRNALIAIRSLLNQHPDNHWRVLAAGSVSVLLDLVRSGEIGDGVKADSIAVLAKIAEYPDGMISVLRRGGLKLAVKVLGSSEASSVTKQNCVVLLLNLCVNGGIDVVGALAKDPSVMGSLYTALSNGECGGGRKASALIKMIHEFQERRTEPGLERERFTRLVI is encoded by the exons ATGATCCCAACACAAAGCGGGTCAGACCGTCAGATTCTAACTTTTACGGCCGTACATCCCTGCGAATCAATCTCCATAACCACTCTCATTGACTCACTGATAAAACTTGCCGGCGAGATTCTCAGCTTCAAATCAAAGCATTTCTCCACCAACAAAGGAAGCGTTAAAAAAACTCTCCGACATGTCCATAGTCTTTTGATCATCTTCCAAGAAATACGGGCCGGCGCCGGGTCAATATCCGCGGGTCGTTCCTTTCTTCGTTCAGCAATCCTAAGCCTCTCAGAGCTCCACGTCGTCTTCCAGAAACTCAAGTTTTTATTACAAGACTGTACACGAGAAGGAGGTAAGCTTTACATGTTGATAAACTCCGACCAAATCTCAGCTCATTTCCGGGTCTTGACCCGATCCATATCCACGTGCCTCGACACACTCCCAGTAGGATCCATTGACTTGCCGGAAGAAGTGAACGAGCTAATCTACCTAGTACTCCGTCAGACCCGTAAATACGAAGCAAGACCCGACCGGGATGACAAACGGGCCCTAGACTCGGTCTATTGGTTCTTCAATCTGTTCGAGAACAGGATTAACCCGAACCGGGATGAAGTAACCCGAGTTCTTGATCACATCGGTGTCCGCAAATGGAGTGATTGCGTGAAAGAGAGTGCTTTTATACAAGAAGAGTTTACAATAGAGAAGAACGAAATCGAACTTCTTAGCAGCTTAGCGGGATTCATATGCTACTGCAGATGCGTGGTACTTCAAGGAGTCGATGAAGACGACGAGGAAgataagaaagaagaagacaacGAGGACTTGATAATTAGTGGACTAAACGTTGATGATCTACGTTGTCCAATTTCTCTAGAGATTATGAATGATCCAGTAGTTTTGGAAACAGGTCACACGTATGATAGGCGCTCTATCGCGAAGTGGTTCTCCGCTGGTAACATCACC TGCCCTAAGACCGGGAAGAATCTAGTGAGTACTGTTTTGGTTGATAACGTCTCCGTCAAGAAAGTGATACAGAGTTACTTCAAGCAAGAGATTGATAATAAGAgtaagaataagaagaagaagcaaacgaGTGTTCCTGAGAGTTTAGCGGCGGAAGAAGCTGGGAAACTCATTACCAACTTTCTCGCCGGAGAATTGATCCACGGCGGGGCGGGAGAGATGGTGAAGGCGTTAGTGGAGATTCGAATCCTCACCAAGACGAGTGGTTTCAACAGGTCTCGTTTGGTGGAAGCTGGCGTTGTGGAATCGCTGATGAACCTTCTTCGTTCCGGAGATCCGACGGTTCAAGAGAACGCCATGGCTGCGATTTTGAATCTGTCGAAAGATATCGCCGGGAAGGTTCGAATCGGCGGTTACGGCGGCGGATTGGAGTTGATCGTGGAGGTTTTAAACGAAGGAGCGAGGAGAGAGAGCAGACAACACGCAGCAGCTTCGATCTTCTATCTATCTTCCTTAGGAGATTACAGCAGATTGATCGGAGAGGTCACGGGTTCGATTCCCGGATTGTTGAGAATCGTTGAAGGTTGTGATTACGGAGATTCCGCGAAACGCAACGCGTTGATCGCGATTAGGAGTTTGTTGAATCAACATCCGGATAATCACTGGCGTGTCCTCGCCGCTGGATCCGTTTCCGTTCTTTTGGATCTCGTGAGATCCGGCGAGATCGGTGATGGAGTCAAGGCGGATTCGATTGCTGTTCTCGCGAAAATTGCGGAGTATCCCGACGGGATGATCTCTGTGCTCCGTCGCGGAGGGTTGAAGCTCGCGGTGAAGGTTCTGGGTTCGTCGGAGGCTTCGTCGGTGACGAAGCAGAACTGCGTCGTTTTGCTTTTGAATTTGTGTGTTAACGGAGGAATTGACGTCGTTGGAGCACTCGCTAAGGATCCGTCAGTCATGGGGTCGCTTTACACGGCGTTAAGTAACGGCGAGTGTGGAGGTGGGAGAAAGGCGAGTGCGCTTATCAAAATGATTCATGAGTTCCAGGAGAGGAGAACCGAACCGGGTTTAGAAAGAGAACGGTTTACACGTCTGGTGATTTGA
- the LOC108811685 gene encoding RNA-binding motif protein 25 isoform X1, whose translation MADDSSSPAMVDPNSHKPDPSTPIPNPNPNPNPNPSLTPPPQHPQPLDPTKPQMFQQPYAPPQIPGSLVPNLPPPPQFRPGMQFTQVPNYQNPPGSMPYQTQPPPPNGLRPFTPMPNGYPAVPPPGVLRYPSPYPTMVRPGFIMRPPGTVGPVPLVQRPLIPGMPGLRPVMPPMIRPVLAPFVPPVEKPQTTIYIGKIATVENDFMMSILEFCGHVKSCLRAEDPTTKKPKGFGFYEFESAEGSLRAIRLLTKLTIDGQELLVNVNQATKEYLLKYVEKKIEKAKDNQGEGPESEREKAVISAAPTVGETGKDGEPKSKENIDIANSAVLTDEEREADKEAKEKIDNAIEERSKSNPLPPPPPPPPVDGSGIEFAFKSKDGDSNTDIARSDSAANDVETPGEHSRLDTSSPDWSKRNDRRSRDRGEKEQEMDRHEREAERERLRKEREHRRKLEDAERAYQTRLRQWERKEREKEKERQYEKEKEKERERKRKKEIRYEEEEDEDDDDSRRRWHRGAEERRRRRQREKEDDLADRLKEEEEAAEAKRIAEEQKLQQQQLDALRLLSGHAAIGSEPIQASTIENDTKTTLQTAGESFSDQHASGVEQNGSGNEMSMAVDNNSGSEAHAPSKKLGFGLVGSGKRTSVPSVFYEEDEEEAHKDKKMKPLVPIDYSAEEQEAVAHGGSGNTPPPHLALAAEFAKRISSSNPKEETTEAQKHRSSKRSHDKPSHREREREKDRDRARDRGDGHGGSTKESGKAKTPDTKKLMDAKQLIDTIPKTKEELFSYEINWAMYDEHQLHERMRPWISKKIMEFLGEEEATLVDFIVSNTQQHVKASQMLELLQSILDEEAEMFVLKMWRMLIFEIKRVEAGVPR comes from the exons ATGGCCGACGATTCTTCTTCTCCGGCAATGGTAGATCCCAATTCACACAAACCAGACCCATCTACTCCGATTCCAAATCCAAATCCCAATCCCAATCCAAATCCTTCACTAACCCCACCGCCTCAACATCCACAGCCACTCGACCCAACCAAACCACAGATGTTTCAACAACCTTATGCTCCGCCTCAGATTCCTGGCTCGCTTGTCCCCAATCTCCCGCCGCCGCCACAATTCCGACCCGGTATGCAGTTCACACAGGTTCCAAACTATCAAAACCCACCAGGATCCATGCCTTATCAAACCCAGCCGCCGCCTCCCAATGGCTTGAGACCTTTCACGCCTATGCCTAATGGTTATCCCGCTGTTCCTCCTCCCG GGGTTCTCCGGTATCCTTCTCCGTATCCAACAATGGTTCGTCCGGGTTTCATTATGCGCCCTCCTGGTACAGTCGGTCCTGTGCCACTTGTACAACGTCCACTTATCCCAGGAATGCCTGGTCTCCGTCCCGTTATGCCTCCTATGATTAGACCAGTTCTTGCTCCTTTCGTACCACCAGTAGAGAAACCGCAGACGACTATTTACATAGGCAAGATCGCAACCGTGGAAAATGACTTTATGATGTCTATTCTCGAG TTTTGTGGACATGTCAAAAGCTGTTTACGTGCGGAGGATCCCACCACCAAGAAACCTAAAGGTTTTGGATTCTATGAATTTGAATCAGCTGAAGGGAGTCTTCGTGCAATACGCCTTCTTACCAAACTAACTATAGATGGACAAGAGCTTTTG GTGAATGTTAATCAAGCAACAAAGGAGTATTTGCTAAAATATGTTGAGAAGAAAATTGAGAAAGCCAAGGATAACCAAGGTGAAGGTCCTGAGAGTGAGCGAGAAAAAGCTGTAATATCTGCTGCGCCCACCGTTGGGGAGACGGGAAAGGATGGAGAACCAAAGAGTAAAGAAAACATTGATATTGCTAACTCTGCAGTTCTAACTGATGAAGAAAGAGAAGCTGACAAAGAGGCtaaggagaagattgacaatGCTATTGAAGAAAGGTCAAAGTCCAACCCTCTGCCTCCACCACCCCCACCACCACCTGTTGATGGTTCAGGCATAGAGTTTGCTTTCAAATCTAAGGATGGAGACTCCAACACTGACATAGCTCGGAGtg ATTCCGCTGCAAATGATGTTGAGACGCCTGGAGAACACAGTAGGCTTGACACAAGTTCACCTGACTGGAGTAAGAGAAATGACCGTAGAAGCAGAGACAGAGGTGAAAAGGAGCAAGAAATGGATAGGCATGAGAGGGAGGCAGAACGGGAACGAttaaggaaagagagagagcacaGGAGGAAACTTGAGGATGCGGAGCGTGCTTACCAGACTCGTCTTCGACAATGGGAACGcaaagaaagagaaaaggaGAAGGAACGGCAGTacgagaaggagaaggagaaagaaagGGAGCGTAAGAGGAAAAAGGAAATCCGCTACGAGGAAGAggaggatgaagatgatgatgattcgaGAAGAAGATGGCATAGAGGtgcagaagagagaagaagacggCGGCAAAGAGAGAAGGAGGATGACTTAGCTGATAGAttgaaagaagaggaagaggctGCTGAGGCGAAGAGGATTGCTGAGGAGCAAAAGTTGCAGCAACAACAGTTAGATGCTTTAAGGCTCCTATCTGGACATGCAGCTATTGGAAGTGAGCCGATTCAGGCATCAACCATTGAAAACGATACTAAGACAACTCTCCAAACTGCAGGTGAATCTTTCAGTGACCAGCATGCATCAG GTGTTGAACAAAATGGTTCTGGTAATGAAATGTCTATGGCTGTTGATAATAACAGTGGATCTGAGGCACATGCTCCTTCCAAGAAATTGGGATTCGGGCTTGTTGGATCCGGGAAACGGACATCTGTACCTTCAGTTTTCTAtgaggaggatgaagaagaagcacaTAAGGATAAGAAGATGAAACCTTTGGTTCCTATAGATTACTCAGCCGAGGAACAGGAAGCCGTCGCCCACGGTGGCTCAGGGAATACACCACCACCTCATTTGGCTTTAGCTGCTGAATTTGCAAAACGAATTTCGAGTAGTAATCCCAAGGAAGAGACAACAGAAGCCCAGAAGCATAGGAGCAGCAAACGTTCCCATGATAAGCCAAGCCACCGGGAAAGGGAACGGGAAAAGGACAGAGACAGAGCCAGGGACCGAGGCGACGGGCATGGTGGTTCAACCAAAGAGTCTGGAAAAGCAAAGACCCCTGATACCAAGAAGCTGATGGATGCCAAACAATTGATAGATACAATCCCAAAGACAAAGGAAGAGTTGTTTTCTTACGAGATAAACTGGGCTATGTATGACGAG CACCAATTGCACGAAAGAATGAGGCCATGGATCTCAAAGAAAATCATGGAGTTTCTTGGAGAAGAGGAAGCCACACTGGTAGATTTCATTGTGTCAAACACTCAACAGCACGTGAAAGCCTCTCAAATGCTTGAGCTGTTACAATCGATACTAGATGAAGAAGCTGAGATGTTTGTACTCAAGATGTGGAGAATGCTCATCTTCGAGATCAAGCGTGTCGAAGCTGGTGTGCCCCGGTAA
- the LOC108811685 gene encoding RNA-binding motif protein 25 isoform X2, translating into MVRPGFIMRPPGTVGPVPLVQRPLIPGMPGLRPVMPPMIRPVLAPFVPPVEKPQTTIYIGKIATVENDFMMSILEFCGHVKSCLRAEDPTTKKPKGFGFYEFESAEGSLRAIRLLTKLTIDGQELLVNVNQATKEYLLKYVEKKIEKAKDNQGEGPESEREKAVISAAPTVGETGKDGEPKSKENIDIANSAVLTDEEREADKEAKEKIDNAIEERSKSNPLPPPPPPPPVDGSGIEFAFKSKDGDSNTDIARSDSAANDVETPGEHSRLDTSSPDWSKRNDRRSRDRGEKEQEMDRHEREAERERLRKEREHRRKLEDAERAYQTRLRQWERKEREKEKERQYEKEKEKERERKRKKEIRYEEEEDEDDDDSRRRWHRGAEERRRRRQREKEDDLADRLKEEEEAAEAKRIAEEQKLQQQQLDALRLLSGHAAIGSEPIQASTIENDTKTTLQTAGESFSDQHASGVEQNGSGNEMSMAVDNNSGSEAHAPSKKLGFGLVGSGKRTSVPSVFYEEDEEEAHKDKKMKPLVPIDYSAEEQEAVAHGGSGNTPPPHLALAAEFAKRISSSNPKEETTEAQKHRSSKRSHDKPSHREREREKDRDRARDRGDGHGGSTKESGKAKTPDTKKLMDAKQLIDTIPKTKEELFSYEINWAMYDEHQLHERMRPWISKKIMEFLGEEEATLVDFIVSNTQQHVKASQMLELLQSILDEEAEMFVLKMWRMLIFEIKRVEAGVPR; encoded by the exons ATGGTTCGTCCGGGTTTCATTATGCGCCCTCCTGGTACAGTCGGTCCTGTGCCACTTGTACAACGTCCACTTATCCCAGGAATGCCTGGTCTCCGTCCCGTTATGCCTCCTATGATTAGACCAGTTCTTGCTCCTTTCGTACCACCAGTAGAGAAACCGCAGACGACTATTTACATAGGCAAGATCGCAACCGTGGAAAATGACTTTATGATGTCTATTCTCGAG TTTTGTGGACATGTCAAAAGCTGTTTACGTGCGGAGGATCCCACCACCAAGAAACCTAAAGGTTTTGGATTCTATGAATTTGAATCAGCTGAAGGGAGTCTTCGTGCAATACGCCTTCTTACCAAACTAACTATAGATGGACAAGAGCTTTTG GTGAATGTTAATCAAGCAACAAAGGAGTATTTGCTAAAATATGTTGAGAAGAAAATTGAGAAAGCCAAGGATAACCAAGGTGAAGGTCCTGAGAGTGAGCGAGAAAAAGCTGTAATATCTGCTGCGCCCACCGTTGGGGAGACGGGAAAGGATGGAGAACCAAAGAGTAAAGAAAACATTGATATTGCTAACTCTGCAGTTCTAACTGATGAAGAAAGAGAAGCTGACAAAGAGGCtaaggagaagattgacaatGCTATTGAAGAAAGGTCAAAGTCCAACCCTCTGCCTCCACCACCCCCACCACCACCTGTTGATGGTTCAGGCATAGAGTTTGCTTTCAAATCTAAGGATGGAGACTCCAACACTGACATAGCTCGGAGtg ATTCCGCTGCAAATGATGTTGAGACGCCTGGAGAACACAGTAGGCTTGACACAAGTTCACCTGACTGGAGTAAGAGAAATGACCGTAGAAGCAGAGACAGAGGTGAAAAGGAGCAAGAAATGGATAGGCATGAGAGGGAGGCAGAACGGGAACGAttaaggaaagagagagagcacaGGAGGAAACTTGAGGATGCGGAGCGTGCTTACCAGACTCGTCTTCGACAATGGGAACGcaaagaaagagaaaaggaGAAGGAACGGCAGTacgagaaggagaaggagaaagaaagGGAGCGTAAGAGGAAAAAGGAAATCCGCTACGAGGAAGAggaggatgaagatgatgatgattcgaGAAGAAGATGGCATAGAGGtgcagaagagagaagaagacggCGGCAAAGAGAGAAGGAGGATGACTTAGCTGATAGAttgaaagaagaggaagaggctGCTGAGGCGAAGAGGATTGCTGAGGAGCAAAAGTTGCAGCAACAACAGTTAGATGCTTTAAGGCTCCTATCTGGACATGCAGCTATTGGAAGTGAGCCGATTCAGGCATCAACCATTGAAAACGATACTAAGACAACTCTCCAAACTGCAGGTGAATCTTTCAGTGACCAGCATGCATCAG GTGTTGAACAAAATGGTTCTGGTAATGAAATGTCTATGGCTGTTGATAATAACAGTGGATCTGAGGCACATGCTCCTTCCAAGAAATTGGGATTCGGGCTTGTTGGATCCGGGAAACGGACATCTGTACCTTCAGTTTTCTAtgaggaggatgaagaagaagcacaTAAGGATAAGAAGATGAAACCTTTGGTTCCTATAGATTACTCAGCCGAGGAACAGGAAGCCGTCGCCCACGGTGGCTCAGGGAATACACCACCACCTCATTTGGCTTTAGCTGCTGAATTTGCAAAACGAATTTCGAGTAGTAATCCCAAGGAAGAGACAACAGAAGCCCAGAAGCATAGGAGCAGCAAACGTTCCCATGATAAGCCAAGCCACCGGGAAAGGGAACGGGAAAAGGACAGAGACAGAGCCAGGGACCGAGGCGACGGGCATGGTGGTTCAACCAAAGAGTCTGGAAAAGCAAAGACCCCTGATACCAAGAAGCTGATGGATGCCAAACAATTGATAGATACAATCCCAAAGACAAAGGAAGAGTTGTTTTCTTACGAGATAAACTGGGCTATGTATGACGAG CACCAATTGCACGAAAGAATGAGGCCATGGATCTCAAAGAAAATCATGGAGTTTCTTGGAGAAGAGGAAGCCACACTGGTAGATTTCATTGTGTCAAACACTCAACAGCACGTGAAAGCCTCTCAAATGCTTGAGCTGTTACAATCGATACTAGATGAAGAAGCTGAGATGTTTGTACTCAAGATGTGGAGAATGCTCATCTTCGAGATCAAGCGTGTCGAAGCTGGTGTGCCCCGGTAA
- the LOC130502345 gene encoding U4/U6 small nuclear ribonucleoprotein Prp31 homolog produces MATLEDSFLADLDELSDNEAELEESDGDDAKKDDEDIDMDMADLETLNYDDLDSVSKLQKSQRYLDIMQKVKEALGKESDGAEKGTVLEDDPEYKLIVDCNQLSVDIENEIAIVHNFIRDKYRLKFQELESLVNHPIDYARVVKKIGNETDLTLVNLEGLLPSAIIMVVSVTALTTKGSPLPEDVLEKTLEACDRALDLDSARKKVLDFVESKMGSIAPNLSAIVGSAVAAKLMGTAGGLSALAKMPACNVQVLGHKRKNLAGFSSATSQSRVGYLEQTEIFQSTPPALKSRAGRILAAKSTLAARVDATRGDPSGTNGKALREEIRKKIEKWQEPPPARQPKPLPVPDSEPKKRRGGRRLRKMKERYAVTDMRKLANRMAFGTPEESSLGDGLGEGYGMLGQAGSNRLRISSVPSKLKINPTIAKKLKERNYASGATTSGLTSSLAFTPVQGIELCNPQQALGLGSGTQSTYFSESGTFSKLKK; encoded by the exons ATG GCAACTCTTGAAGACTCTTTCCTCGCAGACCTCGACGAGTTATCTGACAATGAAGCAGAACTG GAGGAGTCTGATGGTGATGATGCAAAAAAGGATGATGAAGATATCGACATGGACATGGCTGACTTAGAAACCCTTAACTACGATGATCTCGATTCCGTTTCTAAGCTCCAGAAATCTCAGAGATATCTTGACATTATGCAG AAAGTGAAAGAGGCTCTTGGAAAGGAATCTGATGGAGCGGAGAAAGGAACTGTACTAGAAGATGATCCTGAATACAAGCTAATCGTGGATTGCAACCAGCTCTCAGTCGACATTGAGAACGAGATTGCCATAGTCCACAACTTCATCCGTGACAAGTACAGACTCAAGTTTCAAGAGCTTGAGTCTCTGGTGAACCACCCTATCGATTACGCCCGCGTTGTCAAAAAAATAGGCAACGAGACGGATTTAACACTCGTCAATCTTGAAGGCCTTCTTCCCTCTGCTATCATCATGGTTGTGTCAGTCACTGCCTTGACCACTAAAGGGAGCCCACTCCCAGAGGATGTCCTGGAGAAGACTCTAGAGGCTTGCGACCGAGCTTTGGATCTTGATTCCGCAAGGAAGAAGGTTCTTGACTTTGTTGAAAGCAAGATGGGGTCTATCGCACCGAATCTCTCCGCCATTGTTGGGAGTGCCGTTGCAGCCAAGCTGATGGGAACCGCTGGAGGTTTGTCAGCGCTTGCTAAAATGCCTGCCTGTAACGTTCAAGTTCTTGGACACAAGAGGAAGAACCTTGCCGGGTTCTCTAGTGCAACGTCGCAGTCACGTGTTGGTTATCTGGAGCAGACGGAGATTTTCCAAAGCACGCCTCCGGCGCTTAAGAGTCGCGCCGGCAGGATCTTGGCTGCAAAGTCTACTCTGGCAGCGAGAGTTGATGCTACTAGAGGAGACCCATCTGGAACAAATGGAAAAGCTTTGAGGGAAGAGATCCGTAAGAAGATTGAGAAGTGGCAAGAACCTCCTCCGGCAAGGCAGCCTAAGCCACTTCCCGTTCCTGACTCCGAGCCTAAAAAAAGAAGAGGTGGTCGCCGTCTAAGGAAAATGAAAGAAAG GTATGCAGTGACAGACATGAGGAAGCTTGCCAACAGGATGGCGTTTGGTACACCCGAAGAGAGCTCTCTTG GTGATGGATTAGGTGAAGGATATGGAATGCTTGGCCAGGCTGGGAGCAACAGGCTGCGTATATCCAGTGTTCCCAGCAAGCTGAAGATTAATCCTACCATCGCCAAAAA gctgaaagaaagaaactaTGCAAGTGGTGCCACTACCTCTGGATTGACTTCGAGTCTGGCTTTTACTCCTGTGCAG GGAATAGAGCTGTGTAATCCTCAACAGGCTTTAGGATTAGGCAGTGGGACTCAAAGCACTTACTTTTCAGAGTCAGGGACCTTCTCTAAGCTCAAGAAATAA